In Pyrenophora tritici-repentis strain M4 chromosome 6, whole genome shotgun sequence, the DNA window CTGTTGAGCACATCGCGACCGATACATATACTAAGCCGTAGCCGAATACTGCTTTAGCTCGTAGAAGGGGGCATAACGAGTTAGGAGGCGTCTGAGAATAATGTGTATAGGACTTACACAGCGGGCATAACAAAGGACAGACTAGCTGGCATGATACAGAATACTAAGATCCGAGCCTAGGCTTCCGCAAGCGGAGTGCATGTTGCAGAGGTTCAGCCTTGCACTGCCATATTTAGTACCCTGTGCCTTGAGCTCTGCTACCCCGCTATGCTTCTGCCTTGTGCTGTTCAGCTCATAACGTACTTCCCAACCAACACTTCTAGAAACATAAGTAATGCTTATCTTTACTAGTTAAAAGCTTGATGTATATCCTCATCCCACCTTAAACTCTCTAGCCAATAACGAAGTATTCTAGTGTAGGGTACAGATGGACCTCTTTGTCTACGAACCGATCGATCTCGAGCGTCCCGCGTTTCGACTTTTACAGCTGCTACGAGGCAATGAGCCAGTCATCGAGTGTAGGCTGTACCAAGTCTACCTCGATGGCACCGACACGGTTCCGTATGATGCTTTATCATATACTTGGGGAGGTACGGACAAGACGTCTACCGTAACAGTGAACGAGAAGACGTTTGATGTCACCGAGAATCTACATTCAGCCCTTCAGCATCTTCGCTCGGAGGATACAGACAGGGTACTCTGGGTTGATGCTATTTGTATCGATCAGAGCAACGAACTAGAGCGGGGACACCAGGTCCAAAGAATGTGCAAGATCTATTCGCAAGCGGAGGAGGTGCTTGTCTGGTTAGGCCAAGCAACAGATGAAACCGATCTCTTGATGGACTCTCTTCGGCGACTAGAAGAGTGCAGTTTGATTTATGAGCACAGAAGCTGGGATCTCATGCAGTGGAACACATTCTGGCTGTTAGTTCCTCAAGATCAAACTTCCAAGCCGCGTGAAGGCTTAGAGCTGCTCTTAAAGAGACCTTGGTTCAGCAGAGTCTGGATCTTGCAGGAGATAGCCAATGCAAAGAAGGCGCGTATTTGGTGCGGCACCAAATTTGTTCGGGCACGTACTTTTGCTCTGGCACCGTCACTCATAGGCGTCAAACCAGAACGGCATTGTCAAGCTGTCTTGGACATCATGCCTGGGCGCTTGCGGGAGGAGACCTGGTGGAGCGAGAGCAGAGACTTGTACAATCTTTTGCTGAAGTTCAGCGAAAGCAAAGCGAGCGACCCACGAGACAAAGTATACGCCTTATTAGGCATATCTTCAGATGCTTGCGACACAGATAGCCTCTGTCCAGACTATACGAAAGACCTTCAGGGGGTCATACGCGATACTTCTTCATTCTTGTTCGGACCGTCAGATGTTTCCTACGAGACGATGCCAAAGCTTCTAGAGGATCTTACTTTACGAAATTCTACATCTTTCTTGGAACTTATTCGAACGTCTGATGTGAGGGCAGTTGAAAGTTTCCTAATGCGGCGAGGACTCGAGGTACCACTGTCGGAAGATATGGTCAAGAGCGCAGTGGGAAACGAAGAAAGTGGGACAGATATCACAAGTCTTTTTCTTCAGAAACGTAGAAGCGAAGTCAAGGTAACGGAAGGAGTAATCAAAGCCGCCGTAGGGAACGCAGGGCATAGGAGAGCTATTATGattcttcttcttcaacaACGCGAAACCGAGGTTTTAGTAACAAAGGAGATTATCAACGCACTTCAGACGATATCTAAGAGAGACCACGAGGCGGTGGTACAGCTGCTTCTTAACAAGAGCGCTGACGTTGACTCGCTGGTTGAATACTACGGAAAAGTACTCCATGCAGCTTCGTACAGTGGCAACGAGGTGGCGGTGCGGGTACTGCTCAATCATGGCGCCGATCTCAACGCGCGGGGTGGCGAGCACGGCAACGCACTCCAGGCGGCTTCATCTGGAGGCCACGAGGTAGTGGTGCAGGTGCTGCTCGACGAGGGCGCCGACGTCAATGCCCAGGATGAATACCACGGTAACGCACTTCAGGCGGCTTCAGCTAGAGGCCACGAGGTAGTAGTGAAGCTGCTGCTCGACGAGGGCGCCTACAtcaacgcgcagggtggacACTATGGCAACGCACTCCAGGCGGCTTCATCTAGAGGCCACGAGGCCGTAGTAAAGATGCTGCTTAATAAGGGCGCCGACGTTAATGCAGAGGGTGAATactacggcaacgcactcTATGCGGCTTCAGCTGCAGGCTACGTGGCGGTGGTAAAGCTGCTGCTTGACAAGAGCGCGGGTGCCGACGCACAGAGTAGATACCATGACAACGCACTTCAGGCGGCTTTAGCTGGAGGTCACGAGGTAGTGGTGAAGCTGCTGCTCAATAAGGGTGCCAACATCATCGCTCAGGGTAAGGGCCACGGTAAAGCACTCTATGCGGCGTCAGTCAGAGGCGACCAGGCGGTGGTGAAGCTGCTGCTCAACAAGGGAGCTGCCATCAACGCACGGAGTTGGACCTACGACAAAGCACTCTATGCGGCTTCATCTAGAGGCCACGAGACGGTGGTAAAGctgctgctcgacaagggTGCTGACGCCAATGCTCACGATGAATACTACGGTAACACGCTCTATGCAGCTTCAGCTGCAGGCCACAAGGTAGTGGTGAAGCTGCTACTCGACAGGGGCGCTGACGTTAACGCGTACGATGGAAATTACCGTAACGCACTCCAGGCGGCTTCGTACGAGGGCAACGAGATAATAGTAGACTTACTGCTAGATTGTGGCGACGACGCCAGTGTGAAGAGTGAGTATCATGGCAACGCACTTTATGCGGCTTCAGCTGGAGGCTACGAAGAGGTGGTGAGGCTACTGCTTGACAAGGGCGCCGACGTCAACGCGCAAAGCTGGACCTACGACAAAGCACTCTATGTGGCTTCATCTAGGGGCCACAAGGCAGTGGTGAAGCTGCTGCTCGACAGGGGCGCTGACGTTAACGCGTATGATGGAAATTACTGTAACGCACTCCAGGCGGCTTCAGCTGCAGGCCACGAGGTAGTGGTGCagatgctgctcgacaagggcgccAACGTTAATGCGCAGGATAAATACTACGCTAACGCACTCTATGCGGCTTCAGATAGAGGCCACAAGGTGGTGGTAAAGATGCTGCTCAATAAGGGCGCCGACGTCAACGCGCAAGGTGGACACTACGGAAACGCACTCCAGGCGGCTTCAGATAGAGGCCACGAAGCAGTGGTAAAGCTGCTGCTCGACGAGGGTGCCTACGTCAATAAACGGAGCTGGACTTACGACAACGCACTCTATGCAGCTTCAAAGAGAGGCCATGAGGCGGTGGtgaagatgctgctcgacaagggcgcTGACGTGAACGCGCACAGCGGGAATTACGGCAACGCACTTCATGCTGCTTCAACTGCAGGCCACGAGGCGGTGGTGAGGCTGCTTCTTGACAAGGGGGCTAACGTCAAAGCGCAGAGCTGGAACCACGGCAACGCACTCCAAGCAGCTTCATCTGCAGGCTACAAGACGATAGTCAAGCTGCTTCTCGACAAGGGCACCAGCGTGAACATGCGGGGTGGACACTACGGCAGCGCAA includes these proteins:
- a CDS encoding Arp, Ankyrin repeat protein — protein: MDLFVYEPIDLERPAFRLLQLLRGNEPVIECRLYQVYLDGTDTVPYDALSYTWGGTDKTSTVTVNEKTFDVTENLHSALQHLRSEDTDRVLWVDAICIDQSNELERGHQVQRMCKIYSQAEEVLVWLGQATDETDLLMDSLRRLEECSLIYEHRSWDLMQWNTFWLLVPQDQTSKPREGLELLLKRPWFSRVWILQEIANAKKARIWCGTKFVRARTFALAPSLIGVKPERHCQAVLDIMPGRLREETWWSESRDLYNLLLKFSESKASDPRDKVYALLGISSDACDTDSLCPDYTKDLQGVIRDTSSFLFGPSDVSYETMPKLLEDLTLRNSTSFLELIRTSDVRAVESFLMRRGLEVPLSEDMVKSAVGNEESGTDITSLFLQKRRSEVKVTEGVIKAAVGNAGHRRAIMILLLQQRETEVLVTKEIINALQTISKRDHEAVVQLLLNKSADVDSLVEYYGKVLHAASYSGNEVAVRVLLNHGADLNARGGEHGNALQAASSGGHEVVVQVLLDEGADVNAQDEYHGNALQAASARGHEVVVKLLLDEGAYINAQGGHYGNALQAASSRGHEAVVKMLLNKGADVNAEGEYYGNALYAASAAGYVAVVKLLLDKSAGADAQSRYHDNALQAALAGGHEVVVKLLLNKGANIIAQGKGHGKALYAASVRGDQAVVKLLLNKGAAINARSWTYDKALYAASSRGHETVVKLLLDKGADANAHDEYYGNTLYAASAAGHKVVVKLLLDRGADVNAYDGNYRNALQAASYEGNEIIVDLLLDCGDDASVKSEYHGNALYAASAGGYEEVVRLLLDKGADVNAQSWTYDKALYVASSRGHKAVVKLLLDRGADVNAYDGNYCNALQAASAAGHEVVVQMLLDKGANVNAQDKYYANALYAASDRGHKVVVKMLLNKGADVNAQGGHYGNALQAASDRGHEAVVKLLLDEGAYVNKRSWTYDNALYAASKRGHEAVVKMLLDKGADVNAHSGNYGNALHAASTAGHEAVVRLLLDKGANVKAQSWNHGNALQAASSAGYKTIVKLLLDKGTSVNMRGGHYGSAIQAASAAGHEAVVKLLLDKGAYINAQGGHYGNALQAASAAGCKAVVKLLLDKGAANAQGGYYGNALQAASAAGHEVVVKLLLDKGANVNAQGGHYGSAIQAASAAGHEAVVKLLLDKGANVNAQGGRYPPLQRAANHARPIELPYGIYTNATCPFSVYGDS